The DNA region CATTCTACGTTGTTTAGTAATCATCATCACATTCACACCAGCTTAGatagaataaaaaagaaaaaaaaaaaaagacaaaatgaaaagaaacgGAAAAAAGCAGAGTGATATCAGAAAATGACTAGTGTTTGAGCGGAGGGGATTCCATTAACAGTGGAGGAACCTTATCAAAGGCCTCCGTCCACCGTCGAGAAATGTACGGGAACATCTGGAGGAGGCAGCCAAGTTATTGGCGGCATAGGTGTAAACTCAAACTCCGGCGGTGGAAGAGGGAACATAGGCGGCGTTTCGTATTGAAATGCTGGTGGTGGTAGCCATAACGGCGGGGGCTGTGTCATCGGACTTCCACCTGTTTGTGCNAAGCTCGGCCCATTATATTAAGGGTTTGAATAACTTTTTTAGCCTAGAGTAGACGAATATACTGAACTTTACTAGATGCGTGATGATTATTCATTACGTGAATTGATTtaaagaaaacaccaaaaattgtttacaaacaaacaaaattgtaacGTTACATTCTACGTTGTTTAGTAATCATCATCACATTCACACCAGCTTAGatagaataaaaaagaaaaaaaaaaaaagacaaaatgaaaagaaacgGAAAAAAGCAGAGTGATATCAGAAAATGACTAGTGTTTGAGCGGAGGGGATTCCATTAACAGTGGAGGAACCTTATCAAAGGCCTCCGTCCACCGTCGAGAAATGTACGGGAACATCTGGAGGAGGCAGCCAAGTTATTGGCGGCATAGGTGTAAACTCAAACTCCGGCGGTGGAAGAGAGAACATAGGCGGCGTTTCGAATTGAAATGCTGGTGGTGGTAGCCATAACGGCGGGGGCTGTGTCGTCGGATTTCCACCTGGTTGTGGCGGCGGAGGAGACGGCACCAAAGGCGGTGGAAACACTATCGTAGGCGGTGGCGGTGAAGGGAAGTAGAAAAATGGTGGCGGAGAGGGAGGAGGTGGAGAAGGAACGAGCGGTGAAGGTGGAGGCGGTGGCGGTGATGGAACCAAAGGCGGTGGAGAAGGCACAAGCGGCGGTAGACGTGGGGGCGGCCTTGGACGCGGAAGCAgtggcggtggtggtgatggGACCAACGGTGGCCGTGGGGACGGCCTTGGACGCGGTCTCGGACGTGGTGGTGGACGCGATGGTTGGAAAGGAAGAAAGGGGTTTTCCGGTGAGGGTGTTGTAGGGAAAGGCCAATGGCCACAGGTTCCGAATAAGTATTGATACAGAGGATCGCAGTTTCTGCGTCCACGGTTCTGACCGCTATCTCTGCGTCTTCCTCTGTTTGATTGCTTTTGTTCCTTTATTGTCAGAGCTTCTGCGTTAAGGTAAGCTTTCTCTTCATGATCTGATATGGACACTGACTCTGTTGTGTGAATGATTAAAAGGAATAGAGACAACAAAAATACAACCACAAGTAGTTGTTTTGCTTTCATCATCTCTttggctctcttcttcttatggGTACAAAACCGCAACGTACAATACAATTATATACTAggattaagagattaaaagaccATTTTAATACTGTTCTATTTGTATTGCATATTTTGTATCcatgaatatataaatttgattaatGTGATGAGGATGCATGTCATGGGAAAATGTAGAAATAGTAAATGCCGAGGGAAGGATAAAGATTAATATTCTGATTCCTGATTACTTACACAGCTTGGCAAAGTGACAGAtcacataaattaaaactcATTTATGGCACACgaccttttttattttccaatctGAATCATAAAACTTTAGGTTTGCGGCATGTTCTTTAGTAGTTTTACTTGCTACTAGTTTTTTGGTATTTCCATGGACCATATAGTTTTTCTTAAGTTATTTTTAACCGTAGAAAAAACATGCAAATTAACTAGGTCAGTATATATCGTTTATCTGAGTCAATTAATGTTAGTAATACAACTATACAGAAATGattgtgatttatttttgtatatctcATTCTCAAAACTAATCTAGAAAGGATCGTTAGATTTTGGTATATGTGCATTGAAAGCTAAGTTTGCTTAGAATGATGTGCCACCGTTGAAATTGAATGTTTTGCCCATTCATTCAGTTCATGCTTATCTTTATCCTCTGCAGactctttttttccttgacAACGTTTTCTTCAATAGTCAAAACTATTATCTTCAGTCACCACTACTGCTAATTAACACTCTTCACTTCTGaattgcaaaaataaaataactaaagagaaacgataaaataataatttacgcAGGAGTAAATAGGTCGACAATGTGGGCCGTATATTCACCAAAGGCCTATTTTAAGTTTAGGCCCAAATAACTCAATGAATTAGAAAGGTGTACAGCGGAACAAAGGATTTCAACGGAATCGGATGAATAAATTCGATGAGTGAGAAGGTAGTAGCAGTAGCACTTCAGAGCTAATAAACAAATCCGATAGATTTATCTCTAAAATCTCAACGATGTATCTTCCTACTTTGGGCCCTTCATCAGATCCcacctcttcatcttctttggtaTGATATCtctaatttagtaatttttttacagAGAATATCTGTATTCTTCTTTCTGGTTAAAATCTTCTTAATTGGGAAgaaaaagattcaatttttaagTAAGACCCATTTGTGGGAAAAGGAGGAAAAATCCTAACTTGAGAGTTAATACTACTTTCTTTTGTCGTCGTATCAGTTAATTTTAGtgttgcttgtttgtttatttgtttaattcatTATTATCAGGCACCAAAGAGGATGATGCTACAGAGATGCGACAGTGGGTTTAAGCTAAGGAAGCTTAACGATGATGTTGTAGAAGATAATGTGCAGCAGATCGAGTCAAACATCACACAAGTAGAGAGTAATCCCGTTTCCGAATCAGAAGCAGGTTTGGTGCCTCACACAGCAGCAGAGCCCACTACTCAAGGTACTCTTTTGTTTCACCCTCTTACTTAATTAGCTAAGCTTATGTTTTGAGGTAATTGGGTTATATGGCTGTGAGTATTGTGTTTGCTTTCTTGGAGAGCTGCTGCATTTAAGTATCTCTTAGGGTTTTTATGGGTCTAGTTTTCATTTGTTGACATTTTCTTGTGTTGTTCACATGCATGTGTTTTTAAGAGGAGACTCAAAAGTTGTCAGCCAAATCACAGTTGTATACGTTATGTTCTGTGAAGCACTGGAACGCACCAATATATGAGAGCATCGCTGAGGGACCTGGCCATATGAAATTGTAAGAGGACATCATTTTCtgcactctctttttttttttttatatatatatatatttgaggtTATATGAATCTGTTAGTGTTAGCAtccatcttcttgttgttgttttattgtGTTCAGATTTACAGTCAAAGCTACGATTGAAATGAAGGAGGATTCTGGGATAACGTTTTTGGAATGTTTCGGGGATCCACATTCTAAGAAGAAACTAGCAGCTGAGCAGGCAGCCGAAGCAGCGCTTTGGTATCTTAAGAACGTGGGTCATGCTCTTCAGACAGAGAAACCTTCTCGTCGTCAAGGGCGTACGAAACCGATATAAAAGATGATGGTAACAGGTGAACACGCTGTATGATCTTTATCCAGTTGCAGGTGATCAAGTAGTCTTATTTTGTTCATGTTCCTAGGCTTTGAGGATTAGTTTTTGATATAAGCTCTACCTAGGGAGCTCAATAGGGTAGCCTCTATCACAAAATACTCATCTATTTATAAGACTATGTTGATGTGTATCTGTAGCATCAGTTGTAAGTAAAGTATGGTTAtcacttctcttctctctttggtttCTCAGTGTAACAGTCACTCAGTGTGTGGATTTAAATGAAATGCTATTGGTTAAGATACATCCAGAAGAGAATTAAGGGACTTAATGTTTTTAAACTGCTCCTTCTCCATATGTAGAACTAGTAGAAATCACTGTGTTATGAAATGAGTTTTGTCTTGGCCTTCACATCAGTTTCCTGAAACCAACACAACATTGATCTGTGATTACATTGTCCCAATATTCTATACTACATTTCAATGTGTGATGATGATATGGCAATGAGAAATGTACCCTATATACTGAGCATATGTAGTGCCCACATAGTTTAGTGCTTGTCTGGTGTTTGCATCATATCAAATTTATGGAAGAGATGCATACCGCATACGCTTATCAGTGTACATCTTTTTATTGTTGAATCATAGGGGGCTTACCGGTGGGAATTCAAAGCAAATAGTATTATTGCCTAGTCTGCGGCATTTGAAAGTGTATTTGTTTTACACAGTTGTGCATCATCAATGTGATGAACAACAACTCCTCCCCCAACTGAACCAACAAATATAGCAAAAAATGGACCTATAGTNCTGTTAGTGTTAGCAtccatcttcttgttgttgttttattgtGTTCAGATTTACAGTCAAAGCTACGATTGAAATGAAGGAGGATTCTGGGATAACGTTTTTGGAATGTTTCGGGGATCCACATTCTAAGAAGAAACTAGCAGCTGAGCAGGCAGCCGAAGCAGCGCTTTGGTATCTTAAGAACGTGGGTCATGCTCTTCAGACAGAGAAACCTTCTCGTCGTCAAGGGCGTACGAAACCGATATAAAAGATGATGGTAACAGGTGAACACGCTGTATGATCTTTATCCAGTTGCAGGTGATCAAGTAGTCTTATTTTGTTCATGTTCCTAGGCTTTGAGGATTAGTTTTTGATATAAGCTCTACCTAGGGAGCTCAATAGGGTAGCCTCTATCACAAAATACTCATCTATTTATAAGACTATGTTGATGTGTATCTGTAGCATCAGTTGTAAGTAAAGTATGGTTAtcacttctcttctctctttggtttCTCAGTGTAACAGTCACTCAGTGTGTGGATTTAAATGAAATGCTATTGGTTAAGATACATCCAGAAGAGAATTAAGGGACTTAATGTTTTTAAACTGCTCCTTCTCCATATGTAGAACTAGTAGAAATCACTGTGTTATGAAATGAGTTTTGTCTTGGCCTTCACATCAGTTTCCTGAAACCAACACAACATTGATCTGTGATTACATTGTCCCAATATTCTATACTACATTTCAATGTGTGATGATGATATGGCAATGAGAAATGTACCCTATATACTGAGCATATGTAGTGCCCACATAGTTTAGTGCTTGTCTGGTGTTTGGATCATATCAAATTTATGGAAGAGATGCATACCGCATACGCTTATCAGTGTACATCTTTTTATTGTTGAATCATAGGGGGCTTACCGGTGGGAATTCAAAGCAAATAGTATTATTGCCTAGTCTGCGGCATTTGAAAGTGTATTTGTTTTACACAGTTGTGCATCATCAATGTGATGAACAACAACTCCTCCCCCAACTGAACCAACAAATATAGCAAAAAATGGACCTATAGTTGTAAACTTGCTCTGTTTGAATAGGAAGAATTGAAATGTCTTAAGCATCAAAGATGGAGCAAACAAAACAAGGAGAAAGAGTACATACCAAAAACTCATTCTGATGAGGAAACGCGGAGCAAGAAACTATGTCTGGGTCCCTTGAGCGAGGATTCCAATTATAAGCAGAGACAGTTAACTATGATGATAATGTGAAGAAGGTGTATATAGAGACTACTAGAGAGAGGCTTTGTAAACAGAGAGCAGATTGTGGTGGAAAAGTTGAAGAAGACAAgaatcaaaatctcaataatGCTTCGTAAAGCCCATTAAGTTGGTCAGTACTTTGCTTGTAAAGCCCATTAatgtttcttacttttttttcttttcttaaacaCGTCttgattattaccaaaaaaagaaaaggaaaagttaaaaagtaaaaaaagtaaattgtGAGTTATCGAGAAGAAAGaatcattttaattatataaagaagaGGAGGAAATCGTAGACTCTGTGTGTGTTCCAATCAGGTGGCCTCGTCGTCAGCACAGCACTCAAGTAGGAAGGAGAAGTCTTCTCTCTCAGATAAATATTGTTTTGCTGCTGCtggctctttctctctctctctctatcgtcTCGTGgtctgcttcttctctttccttttctgtgttttgttaattttctcttttttttttttgcttatatatacatatataattattagttgCTTCGTCttccccaaaagaaaaagaaaaa from Camelina sativa cultivar DH55 chromosome 3, Cs, whole genome shotgun sequence includes:
- the LOC104774594 gene encoding ribonuclease 3-like protein 1 translates to MYLPTLGPSSDPTSSSSLAPKRMMLQRCDSGFKLRKLNDDVVEDNVQQIESNITQVESNPVSESEAGLVPHTAAEPTTQEETQKLSAKSQLYTLCSVKHWNAPIYESIAEGPGHMKLFTVKATIEMKEDSGITFLECFGDPHSKKKLAAEQAAEAALWYLKNVGHALQTEKPSRRQGRTKPI